The window CGGTCGCCTCGGCCCGCTGGAACGAGGCGGTGAGGTTGCCTTCGCTGAGGACCAGAATGCGATCGCAAACGGTGAGGAGTTCCGGCAGTTCGCTGCTGGTCATGATCACGCCGATGCCCTCGCGGCAAAGCTTGTCGATCAGACGATAAAGCTCGGCTTTGGCGCCGACATCGACGCCGCGCGTGGGATCGTCGAGCAGCAACACGCGGGGATTCGTGAGGAGCCAGCGACCGATGATGCACTTCTGCTGATTGCCGCCGCTGAGACTGGTGATGGCAGCAGAAAGACCGGCAGTTTTCACGGCGAGACGCTGACTCACTTCGGTGGCCATCGCCCATTCGCGTTTGCCGTCGATCACACCCAACGCGCCCGTTTTGTCGAGCGTGCAGAGGGAAATATTCTGGCCGACATTCATCGCGGCAAAGATGCCGAGACGCTTGCGGTCTTCGGTGACGAGGGCAATTCCCTCCCGGCAGGCATCGACCGGATGACGGAGCGAAAGCTCGCGGCCGAGGAGCTCAATGCTTCCTTGCGGACGAACTTCCGATGCGCCGAAGAGGCATTCCAGCAGTTCCGTTCGCCCTGCACCCATGAGGCCGGCAAAGCCGAGGACTTCGCCGCGGCGGAGCTCGAACGAAATGTCTTTCAAGCGATAGCCGCGAGCATGACCGGGCCACGGCAACGAGAGATTGCTGACCTTCAGCAGCACTTCCTTGGTTTGGCGCTCGCCGCCGAAGTCGATGGCGTCGATTTCGCGGCCGACCATCAGATGCGTGATCTGCTGAGCGTTCGTTTCGCTCTTGTTCAACGTCTTCACCGTCTTGCCATCGCGGAGCACCGTGATGCGATCGGCCAGATGAAAGACCTCGTCCATCTTGTGCGAGATGTAGAGGATGGTCACGCCGCGTTTGCGGAGGCGTTCAATCACGCGATACAAGCGACTCACTTCGGATTCGGTGAGAGCGCTCGTCGGTTCGTCCATGATCAGGATGTCACTCTGCAGCGACAGGGCCTTGGCGATTTCGAGGAGTTGCTGATCACCGACGCGCAGCTGACCGGCGAGCGTGCGCGGGTTTACATCGCACTCGAGCTCGCGCAGGAGCTGAGCGGCTGCTTGCTCCATCGCTGCGTCGTCACGCAGGCCGAGCCAGCCGCGGATTTCGCGACCGAGAAAGACATTGGCCGCGGCGGAAAGTTGTTCGACGAGATTCAGCTCTTGATGAATGATGCTCACGCCGGCCGCTTCGGCATCGCGGGTGCTGCGAAAGCGCGCCGGTTTGCCGCCGAGGAGCAGCTCTCCCTCAAATTCGGCGATCACGCCGGAGAGGATTTTCATCAGCGTGCTTTTGCCCGCGCCGTTTTCGCCACAGATGGCGTGCAATTCGCCGGGCAGGATCTCGAGCGAAACATCTTGCAGCGCGATGACGCCAGGAAAACGCTTGGTGACCTGACGAATGGCG is drawn from Anatilimnocola floriformis and contains these coding sequences:
- a CDS encoding sugar ABC transporter ATP-binding protein: MPTPAQPIIAIRQVTKRFPGVIALQDVSLEILPGELHAICGENGAGKSTLMKILSGVIAEFEGELLLGGKPARFRSTRDAEAAGVSIIHQELNLVEQLSAAANVFLGREIRGWLGLRDDAAMEQAAAQLLRELECDVNPRTLAGQLRVGDQQLLEIAKALSLQSDILIMDEPTSALTESEVSRLYRVIERLRKRGVTILYISHKMDEVFHLADRITVLRDGKTVKTLNKSETNAQQITHLMVGREIDAIDFGGERQTKEVLLKVSNLSLPWPGHARGYRLKDISFELRRGEVLGFAGLMGAGRTELLECLFGASEVRPQGSIELLGRELSLRHPVDACREGIALVTEDRKRLGIFAAMNVGQNISLCTLDKTGALGVIDGKREWAMATEVSQRLAVKTAGLSAAITSLSGGNQQKCIIGRWLLTNPRVLLLDDPTRGVDVGAKAELYRLIDKLCREGIGVIMTSSELPELLTVCDRILVLSEGNLTASFQRAEATEHKILEAATMGRAKAS